The following coding sequences lie in one Zingiber officinale cultivar Zhangliang chromosome 2B, Zo_v1.1, whole genome shotgun sequence genomic window:
- the LOC122047829 gene encoding nardilysin-like produces MAERFDDVVIKSPTDRRLYRILHLPNGLCALLVHDPEIYPEGLDAPHDGAVEEDASMDEYEEDDDDDCDGVDDDEEYESDEEDESDEGEDGEGEGDEGQSMIKSKGKLSHTKKVAAAMCVGMGSFSDPYNAQGLAHFLEHMLFMGSKEFPDENEYDSYVSKHGGSTNAYTETEYTCYHFEISREYLKGALKRFSQFFISPLMKIEAMEREILAVDSEFNQVLQSDNARLQQLHCHASTPGHLFNRFYWGNKKSLMDAMEHGVLLQEEISKLYMENYHAGIMKLVVIGGDPLDVLENWVIELFSNVKAGPSLKTNYNTDVPIWKVGKLYRLEAVKDVHVLELAWTLPCLHNEYLKKPEDYLAHLLGHEGRGSLLYLLKSKGLASALSAGVGEEGMSRSSIAYIFVMSIYLTDSGLEKFDEVIGFVYQYIKLLRQTSPQEWVFKELQDIGNMDFRFAEEQPQDDYAVNLAENFFFYSKEHIISGEYAFEQWDPELVQNILSLFSPENMRVVVLSKSFDKQSQAIQYEPWFGSQYIEEDISPSLLKLWGNPPEIASSLHLPSRNDFIPSDFSLRNANISKNLSNISCPQCIIDNPLMKLWYKMDTTFNVPRANVYFLITVKDGYSSIKNCVLTELFINLLKDELNEIIYQAGVAKLETSLSFVGDKLELKLSGFSDKLPILLSKILNLSKTFMPKNDRFKVIKEDMERKFRNYNMKPLSHSSYLRIQLLRRKFWGVEDKLSCLLHLTLSDLIEFIPRLLSQLYIEGLCHGNLSEKEAIEISNIFTDTFSVEPIPAELRHKESVICLPSTSNLIRSVLVKNAQEVNSVAELYFQIEQDVGIEATRLRAITDLFSNIIEEPCFNQLRTKEQLGYVVECSPRMTYRVLGYCFRVQSSEYSPIHLHGRIDNFINGLRDLLESLDDESFESHRSGLIAEKLEKDPSLSYETGNYWDQIVDKRYLFDILKLEAEELKSVKKSEVIDWFNEYLRPESSKCRWLAVHVWGSRTNYKEEALLHGKLGKVIEDVDLFKSTSNFYSSLC; encoded by the exons ATGGCGGAGCGCTTCGACGATGTGGTCATCAAGTCACCCACCGACCGTAGATTGTATAGGATCCTTCACCTTCCTAATGGACTTTGCGCGCTGCTGGTACATGATCCCGAGATTTACCCCGAAGGCCTTGATGCGCCCCATGACGGTGCCGTGGAGGAGGATGCTTCCATggatgaatatgaagaagatgatgatgacgatTGCGACGGGGTTGATGATGATGAAGAGTACGAGTCGGATGAGGAGGATGAGTCGGATGAGGGAGAGGACGGGGAGGGAGAAGGGGACGAGGGCCAATCAATGATAAAGAGCAAGGGGAAACTTTCACACACCAAAAAG GTTGCTGCAGCAATGTGTGTAGGAATGGGTAGCTTCTCTGACCCATATAATGCTCAGGGACTCGCCCATTTCTTAG AGCATATGCTTTTCATGGGGAGCAAAGAATTTCCAGATGAAAATGAG TATGATAGTTATGTGTCCAAGCATGGGGGCTCAACAAATGCTTACACCGAAACCGAATACACTTGTTATCACTTTGAAATTAGTCGTGAGTACTTGAAGGGCGCCTTGAAAAG ATTTAGCCAGTTTTTTATATCTCCATTGATGAAGATTGAGGCAATGGAACGAGAAATCTTGGCTGTTGATTCAG AGTTTAACCAAGTACtacaaagtgataatgcacgtTTGCAACAACTTCATTGCCATGCATCTACACCAGGTCACCTTTTCAACAGATTCTATTGGG GAAATAAAAAGAGTTTGATGGATGCCATGGAGCATGGTGTCCTTTTGCAAGAAGAAATCTCAAAACTATATATGGAAAACTATCATGCAGGAATCATGAAACTAGTTGTAATAGGAGGAG ATCCCTTAGATGTGTTAGAGAATTGGGTAATAGAGCTCTTCAGTAATGTGAAAGCAGGCCCTTCATTAAAGACAAACTATAACACAGATGTGCCAATTTGGAAAGTGGGGAAGCTGTATAGATTAGAGGCAGTTAAGGATGTACATGTTCTGGAGTTGGCTTGGACACTTCCTTGTCTTCACAATGAATATCTGAAGAAACCAGAAGACTATTTAGCACATTTGTTGGGCCATG AGGGGAGGGGAAGCTTGCTCTATTTGCTGAAATCTAAAGGATTGGCAAGTGCATTATCAGCTGGTGTTGGTGAAGAAGGAATGAGCAGGTCCTCCATTGCTTACATTTTTGTCATGTCCATCTACCTCACTGATTCAGGTCTAGAGAAG TTTGATGAGGTAATTGGGTTTGTATATCAGTATATTAAGTTGTTGCGCCAAACTTCCCCTCAAGAATGGGTTTTTAAAGAACTTCAGGATATAGGAAATATGGATTTTAGATTCGCTGAGGAGCAACCTCAGGATGATTATGCAGTAAATCTTGCAG aaaatttctttttttattcaAAAGAGCATATTATTTCTGGAGAATATGCTTTTGAGCAATGGGATCCTGAGTTGGTGCAGAACATTTTGAGTCTTTTCTCACCAGAAAATATGAGAGTTGTCGTACTCTCAAAATCATTTGATAAACAGTCGCAAG CCATCCAATACGAGCCATGGTTTGGGTCCCAATACATTGAAGAAGACATTTCACCATCTCTTCTCAAGCTTTGGGGAAATCCTCCTGAAATTGCATCATCTTTGCATTTGCCTTCGAGGAATGACTTCATCCCTTCTGACTTTTCACTTCGAAATGCTAATATATCAAAAAACCTATCAAATATTAGTTGCCCTCAGTGCATTATTGACAATCCGCTAATGAAACTCTGGTATAAGATGGACACGACGTTTAATGTCCCCCGTGCAAATGTGTACTTTTTGATCACAGTAAAGGATGGATATAGCAGTATCAAAAATTGTGTGTTGACAGAGCTTTTCATAAATCTTCTCAAAGATGAGCTAAATGAAATCATATATCAG GCTGGAGTGGCTAAACTGGAAACTTCTTTGTCATTTGTTGGTGATAAGCTCGAGTTGAAGTTGTCTGGTTTCAGTGACAAACTACCGATCTTGCTATCAAAGATATTGAACTTGTCCAAAACATTTATGCCAAAAAATGATCGATTTAAG GTTATTAAGGAGGACATGGAGAGAAAATTCAGAAACTACAATATGAAACCTTTGAGCCATTCTTCCTACCTGAGGATACAATTATTGCGTCGTAAATTCTGGGGCGTGGAGGACAAACTTTCCTGCCTCTTGCATCTTACGCTTTCCGACTTAATTGAGTTTATTCCAAGACTTCTATCTCAG TTATATATCGAGGGCCTCTGCCATGGAAATTTATCTGAAAAGGAGGCAATTGAAATATCAAATATCTTTACCGATACCTTCTCCGTAGAACCTATACCTGCAGAGTTACGACATAAAGAGAGTGTTATCTGCCTTCCATCTACTAGCAATCTGATCAGAAGTGTTCTTGTAAAGAATGCCCAAGAAGTGAACTCTGTGGCCGAG CTTTATTTTCAAATTGAACAAGATGTGGGGATCGAAGCCACTAGATTAAGAGCCATCACGGATCTTTTCAGCAACATTATAGAAGAACCGTGCTTCAATCAGCTTAG GACAAAGGAGCAGCTCGGTTATGTCGTTGAATGTAGCCCAAGGATGACCTACCGTGTTTTGGGATATTGCTTTCGCGTTCAATCCTCAGAATATAGTCCGATACACTTGCACGGCAGGATAGACAACTTCATCAACGGTCTGCGAGATTTACTG GAATCTCTTGACGACGAATCTTTTGAGAGCCATAGAAGTGGACTTATAGCAGAAAAGCTGGAGAAGGATCCATCACTTTCATACGAGACGGGAAATTATTGGGATCAAATTGTGGACAAAAG GTATCTGTTTGACATATTGAAATTGGAAGCTGAAGAACTGAAGAGTGTCAAAAAGAGCGAAGTTATCGATTGGTTCAATGAATATTTGAGGCCAGAGTCTTCAAAATGCCGATGGCTCGCTGTTCACGTCTGGGGCTCCAGAACAAACTATAAAGAAGAAGCACTTTTGCATGGTAAATTGGGAAAGGTCATCGAAGACGTTGATCTATTCAAATCGACATCGAACTTCTATTCGAGTCTCTGTTGA